One Verrucomicrobiota bacterium genomic window, TGCGAAGCGGCGTGGGATCTATTGGCTACCGCTCGATGCCGCACGATAATCCGGACCATGCCGAGTGGGTTGAAGTCAAGTTGGAAAAAGAAGTCCTCATCGATGAAATAATTCTGATTCCGGCCATTTGGCGTGACGCACAAAATGGTTTTGTAGCTGACGGATTTCCAAAAGAATTTAAAATTATTGCAGGTAAAAAAGGAGAATCTAAAGGAGACGTCGTTGCTTCATATTCGAGAGAAGATCCAATTCTGCCACGAATTGCTCCGCTGGTGGTACCGATTCGTAGAGTGGAGGCTGCATGGATACGACTTGAGGCCACCCATTTGTCTCCACGCTCCTACGACAACCGCTATATTTTGCAATTGTCGGAAATCATGATCTTTAGCGGTACCGAAAATGTGGCAATCAGAGGATCCACTACCACCTCCTCAGAGCAGAGAGCTGGCTCAGGGGCATGGCATAAAGACAATCTTATAAAAGGTTTTCTTCCCTACCTGTTGGACTCAGCAGAAGGAGAATCCAGCCTGGCATACGTATCTGAAAACGATATCGGAAACACACCGGAAATTACCTTCGATCTGAAAGCGGTCTATAGCATTGACTCGATTTACCTGCACGGGGTTGAACAGGGTGACACAGTACCTCAGGCATTTGCCGGGGATTTTGGGGTTCCAAGATGGCTTCAAATAATTGGAGCTACGAATCCTGATTTTTCCGATCAGGAAATTCTCTTGGACATTAAGGTAGAAAACAGTTTGGACACTGCCCCCATTTTAATGCTGCCGTTACAACCCCGCACCAGTCGTTTTGTTAAGTTCGTAGGCCGGATCCCCTACAAACTTCAAGGATTCGGTGAAGACGGTTCTGAGATTTCATTAAATCGTATTGGATTTTCAGAAATAGAAATATTTTCCATGGGAAAGAATCTGTCTCGAGGCAAGATTCCGACCACAAACTTTAATGAGGATTCACCCAATCGATCCATATTAAGCCTCACTGACGGAAATAACCTTTATGGAAAAATCCTTCCACTCCACGCTTGGATGCATCAACTGGCAAAAAGGCATGAACTCGAAGCATTACAACCTGTCGTTGAGCTGGCACTAACCCAAGGATACAATCAGCAGGAAAGCAGGCTTCGACTGCTCAGTTGGGCTATTGCAGCTCTGTTCGCTGGCACAATTATTTTTATACTCATAACACGCCATCTAAGGCAAAGAGCCATCTTTGACCTTCGCAATCGTATAGCTGCCGACCTGCATGATGAGCTCGGAGCCAATCTACACGCCGTGTCCATGCTTGGAGAGTTGGCTTCCAAATCAAAACACGATCCTGAAAAGATGGACGGATTGATTGACCGTATGCGAGCGCTGATTCAAAGAACGAGCAAGGCGGTCAAATATTGTACCAATATACTGGAGACGCCAGGACTCTATGAAGATTTCGAAGATGCGATGAAGAGAAATGCCGACCGCCTATTGGCAGACCTGGACCATGAACTCGTTTTCGAGGCAAGCGACATTATTGCAAAAATGCGCTCAAGCAGACGTATCGACCTGGTTCTGTTTTACAAGGAATGCCTCATCAATGTCATCCGGCATTCGGGATCCACCCACGTTGAAACACGTTTAACAACAGAGGATAGGAATCTTCACTTGCAGGTCAGTGATAATGGTCGTGGTTTCCCTGAATCTGAAAAAAGCAAAGTACCCACTTCACTGCGAAGACGAGCCAAGCTACTCGACGCAAAAGTAACCGTTACGAGTCCGGAATCCGGAGGCGCACAGGTTCACCTCATTATGAAAATTTAGTAATGCCCGATATGATTTCTGTTTTGCTCGTAGAAGATAATACCGAATACCGGGCAGTCGTAAATTTGGCATTGGATGACGAGAAAGACATTGAGCTAATTGCTGAATTCGGTACCCCGGAAATTGCGCTTCGCAGCATTCTGGATAAGTCCGTAAATAGTCCGCAAATAATTTTATTGGATTTAAGACTTCCAGGAATGAGTGGTCTGGATGCCGTACCCTATTTTCGAGAGTATTCGCCGAATTCAAAAATCATTATCCTGACCCAGTCCGATAATGAGGAGGATGTCCTTAAGGCAATTTCCCTGGGAGCTTCCGGCTATCTATTAAAATCTGCATCCATAAAGGTAATATTGACAGGAATCAGAACGGTCGCAGCGGGAGGTGCCAGTCTGGATTCCAGTGTCGCAAAATTCATTTTCCAAAAACTTCAGCACCGCCTTCCAAAAGAAAAAATTACGATTGAACTATCCCAACGAGAACTGGAGATCCTGGAACTACTCAGCCAGGGCCTGGTTAAGAAAGAGATCGCTAATAAACTCAATATTGGATACTCAACAGTCGATACGCACGTCAGTCACATCTACGAAAAGCTCCAGGTGAAAAACGCTCCTGAAGCGGTTGGGAAAGCCTATCGATTGGGAATTTTTTCTCCAGAAAAAGAAGATTCATAAAAAAGAATCCCCTCTGCCATTCACCCTCGGATCAGAGCTCTATTTGCTTGAAGAAAAACGATAAGCAAAGCCTTGGATGCAGTAGGTGAATTCAAAGATTATTTTAAGGTAGCGACGCTCTTAATTTGAGCGAAGACATAACTTCCAACCTGTAAGCCCAAATGCTCAGTAGATTTTTTTGTTATTCGCGAAAGCAAAGGAATTCCATTTGCTTCCAGTTTTACAACAACTTGCGATCCACCTGGATCAGTAATGCAAGACACCCGGCAAGGTAGAATATTGAGTATACTCGTGTTTTGTGGGGCCGTTTTTGTGATACTGACATCTCTCGCCTGGATAGTGACACGCAGCTTGGCTCCAACCGCCAGATCAACCCGTGGCAGCACAAATGGATTTCCTGCCACATTCAAAGTCGTTAGTCCAAATGACTCATCAATACTTTGGACGGTGGCATCAAACACTGAGATTGCATGATCGGCATTGGCAAGCGGAAGATCACTTCGAGTAAGCACTTCTGCAATCGCACCTGAGGCAGTTACTTTCCCTTCATTCAAAAGCACCAACCAGTCGGCTAAACGGGCAACTTCCTCAATGGCGTGACTCACGTAAATAATTGGAATAGAGAGACGCTGATGCAGCTTTTCCAAATAAGGAAGGATTTCGTTGCGGGCCCTAATATCGAGCGATGCAAGCGGTTCGTCCATAAGCAACAACTTGGGACTAGTTACTAAAGCTCTTGCGATAGAAACACGCTGTTTCTCGCCACCGGACAGTGCTGTTGTTCGTCGCTGCAATAAGGGAGCAATTCCGAGCCATTCAATAGCTTCGTCGAGCTGCACATTTCTTTCTGCCTCGGGAGTTCGATTAAAACCATAAAGAAGATTCTTCTGTACATTCAGGTGCGGAAATAATGTGGGTTCCTGAAACACAAAACCGAGAGACCTCCGGTGGGTTGGCCGGAAAATATTAGTGGTTTCATCCTGCCAAATGGATTCGCCGATTTTAAAAAATCCATTGGTGGCCCGTTCCAAACCAGACATACATCGAAGCATTGTACTTTTACCGGCACCAGAGTCCCCGAAAATGGCAGTGACTCCCGTGCTCGGAATCGACAATTCCACATCCAACTCGAACGGGAATTTGGAGATTTTGAATTTGGCCTCAATACTCATCGATTCAAGGTCATGGTTTTTCGATTCAGACTATAGACGATCACCAGAAGAATGAACGAGAAGGCTAACAAACCTCCAGCCAACCAATGGGCCTGGCCATATTCCAAGGCATCGACGTGATCGTAAATCGAGATGGAAAGCACCTTAGTTTCATTGGGAATATTTCCACCAATCATGAGCACCACTCCGAACTCACCGACCGTGTGGGCAAAACCTAAAACAGTGGCGGTAAGAAATCCCGGCCAAGCCAAGGGAACGATCACAGAAAAGAACCGATCCCAAGGACCAGCTCTTAAGGTTGCAGCGACCTCTCGGGGACCCTTGCCGATAGCGGTCATTGCAGCTTGCAGCGGTTGCACGACAAACGGCAAGGAATAGATTATCGAACCTATCACCAGGCCCGTGAAAGTGAAAACAATAGGCGATACCCCAACGGCATCGAGCATCTTTCCGATAGTCCCTGAAGGCCCGAAAGCAATGAGTAAGTAAAATCCAAGTACGGTTGGAGGTAGAATTATGGGCAATGCCACTGCTGCCTCGATTAGTGTTTTGTAACGAAAACGAGTGGTAGCTAACCACCATGCCAAGGGTGTTCCCAGAATGATTAGAATCAGTGTGGATATCGATGCCAGCCGAAGGGTGAGCCAAACAGCTGACCAATCTGAGCTTTCGAGTCCAATGGAATCTTTATTGGATTGCTGAGCTGCTTGAACAACGGCGGTTGTACTATATCCAAAAGCGTGAATGAGGTTTTGAGCCTGGTTGCTTTTTAGGAATTCAAGAAATTCCCTGGCAGCAATTTTGTCGGTTAATAGCACTGCCTGTTGTTCTATCGAATCATAACTTCCTGGATCAAATCTTGCGTATGAACCTCGAATCACTTGACCCGGTTTTGTGATCTGCGACAAGGAAACAAATCCAAGCTGTGCATTGCCACTGGATATGAATTGGAAGGTTTGTGAAATGTTTTCTCCTTGAACTATTTTGGAGGCGAGTGGCTCCCATAGATTATTGCCCACTAATAATTGTTGAGCAGCCTTTCCGTAAGGCGCTAATTTTGGATTAGCCAACGCCAGATGCCGGAATTCTCCCGTTCGCAAAACAGCTCCAACCGGATCGACTAATTTCTCATCAGGACTCCACAATACAATCTCTCCTATGGCATAGGTGAATCGAGAACCCTGGATAGCGTTCCCGCTTGCTTCCAACTGTTTCGGTCGCTCAACATCCGCTGCGAGTAAAACATCAAAAGGAGCACCATTCTCAATCTGTGCAAAATGCTTGCCACT contains:
- a CDS encoding response regulator transcription factor, giving the protein MPDMISVLLVEDNTEYRAVVNLALDDEKDIELIAEFGTPEIALRSILDKSVNSPQIILLDLRLPGMSGLDAVPYFREYSPNSKIIILTQSDNEEDVLKAISLGASGYLLKSASIKVILTGIRTVAAGGASLDSSVAKFIFQKLQHRLPKEKITIELSQRELEILELLSQGLVKKEIANKLNIGYSTVDTHVSHIYEKLQVKNAPEAVGKAYRLGIFSPEKEDS
- a CDS encoding histidine kinase, whose product is MPFKRLLCFAFCFGPGLAASEKDLQSLNESIHQLSLNELEQRRVDIADELSRLAHYSLRSGVGSIGYRSMPHDNPDHAEWVEVKLEKEVLIDEIILIPAIWRDAQNGFVADGFPKEFKIIAGKKGESKGDVVASYSREDPILPRIAPLVVPIRRVEAAWIRLEATHLSPRSYDNRYILQLSEIMIFSGTENVAIRGSTTTSSEQRAGSGAWHKDNLIKGFLPYLLDSAEGESSLAYVSENDIGNTPEITFDLKAVYSIDSIYLHGVEQGDTVPQAFAGDFGVPRWLQIIGATNPDFSDQEILLDIKVENSLDTAPILMLPLQPRTSRFVKFVGRIPYKLQGFGEDGSEISLNRIGFSEIEIFSMGKNLSRGKIPTTNFNEDSPNRSILSLTDGNNLYGKILPLHAWMHQLAKRHELEALQPVVELALTQGYNQQESRLRLLSWAIAALFAGTIIFILITRHLRQRAIFDLRNRIAADLHDELGANLHAVSMLGELASKSKHDPEKMDGLIDRMRALIQRTSKAVKYCTNILETPGLYEDFEDAMKRNADRLLADLDHELVFEASDIIAKMRSSRRIDLVLFYKECLINVIRHSGSTHVETRLTTEDRNLHLQVSDNGRGFPESEKSKVPTSLRRRAKLLDAKVTVTSPESGGAQVHLIMKI
- the modC gene encoding molybdenum ABC transporter ATP-binding protein: MSIEAKFKISKFPFELDVELSIPSTGVTAIFGDSGAGKSTMLRCMSGLERATNGFFKIGESIWQDETTNIFRPTHRRSLGFVFQEPTLFPHLNVQKNLLYGFNRTPEAERNVQLDEAIEWLGIAPLLQRRTTALSGGEKQRVSIARALVTSPKLLLMDEPLASLDIRARNEILPYLEKLHQRLSIPIIYVSHAIEEVARLADWLVLLNEGKVTASGAIAEVLTRSDLPLANADHAISVFDATVQSIDESFGLTTLNVAGNPFVLPRVDLAVGAKLRVTIQARDVSITKTAPQNTSILNILPCRVSCITDPGGSQVVVKLEANGIPLLSRITKKSTEHLGLQVGSYVFAQIKSVATLK
- the modB gene encoding molybdate ABC transporter permease subunit, which encodes MGLESSDWSAVWLTLRLASISTLILIILGTPLAWWLATTRFRYKTLIEAAVALPIILPPTVLGFYLLIAFGPSGTIGKMLDAVGVSPIVFTFTGLVIGSIIYSLPFVVQPLQAAMTAIGKGPREVAATLRAGPWDRFFSVIVPLAWPGFLTATVLGFAHTVGEFGVVLMIGGNIPNETKVLSISIYDHVDALEYGQAHWLAGGLLAFSFILLVIVYSLNRKTMTLNR